Proteins found in one Vespula pensylvanica isolate Volc-1 chromosome 10, ASM1446617v1, whole genome shotgun sequence genomic segment:
- the LOC122632424 gene encoding uncharacterized protein LOC122632424 isoform X1 produces MNGNGKKDNNNNNNNNNNSINDNNRCHQLTLIITIFLSLSVAVAEKQKRQIFREQVLPALGGKIPEEAFRTDRLALNRLNKEGITIPDGVVLDARHIHKHPHTSQHMPKIIKVYLTPDGRYVPPEGRTQYDHPKAVDTTYIIRTPFGKPEKPTNNFGNYKHHRVHNKQQPYPNHRQQFVPLIPPTKPGVYKPIVTPLMLPANPNFLERTYLPAWDLEYDWDTVYRPFNEYYIDNIALFNSHQILTDYQGFLDEFHGRSLRHIVGKSNEKNNYDTGADRHKYNSNKNIRTNVRSNGGYRENKYNNIGPITSNISYTNLTIIPETEFSCRGRKGMFADVETKCQVFHNCSGWSRTSSLCPAGTAFSKDKNRCEWWNTVQCRE; encoded by the exons atgaacggaaacggaaaaaaagacaataacaataacaataataacaataataacagtattaacgataataatcggTGCCACCAGCTGACATTGATTATCACGATTTTTTTATCGCTGTCTGTTGCAGTAGCCGAAAAG CAAAAACGTCAAATCTTTAGGGAACAAGTATTGCCAGCTCTTGGTGGGAAAATACCGGAGGAAGCTTTCAGAACCGATCGTTTGGCACTGAATCGTTTGAATAAGGAAGGCATTACGATACCGGATGGTGTTGTACTCGATGCTAGACACATTCATAAACATCCACATACTTCGCAACATATGCCTAAGATCATTAAA GTATACTTAACGCCTGATGGTCGATACGTACCACCCGAAGGTCGAACTCAATACGATCATCCAAAAGCTGTCGACACAACTTACATCATTCGAACGCCTTTCGGAAAACCCGAGAAACCAACGAATAACTTTGGAAATTACAAGCATCATCGAGTGCATAATAAACAGCAACCTTATCCTAATCACAGACAACAGTTTGTGCCATTGATTCCACCTACCAAACCTGGTGTTTATAAGCCAATAGTGACGCCATTGATGTTACCAGCGAATCCTAATTTCTTAGAACGGACGTATTTGCCTGCCTGGGATCTCGAATACGATTGGGATACCGTTTATCGCCCTTTCAATGAATATTACATCGACAATATCGCATTGTTTAATTCTCATCAG ATTCTCACGGATTATCAAGGATTTCTCGACGAATTTCACGGTAGATCGTTAAGACACATTGTTGGCAAATCCAACGAGAAAAACAATTACGATACTGGTGCAGATCGGCACAAATacaattcgaataaaaatattcgaacgaatgTTCGTTCTAATGGTGGTTATCGTGAGaacaagtataataatattggaCCAATCACATCAAATATTAGTTACACGAATCTCACGATAATTCCAGAGACTGAATTTTCTTGTCGTGGAAGGAAGGGTATGTTTGCTGACGTAGAAACCAAGTGTCAA
- the LOC122632424 gene encoding uncharacterized protein LOC122632424 isoform X2, producing the protein MNGNGKKDNNNNNNNNNNSINDNNRCHQLTLIITIFLSLSVAVAEKQKRQIFREQVLPALGGKIPEEAFRTDRLALNRLNKEGITIPDGVVLDARHIHKHPHTSQHMPKIIKVYLTPDGRYVPPEGRTQYDHPKAVDTTYIIRTPFGKPEKPTNNFGNYKHHRVHNKQQPYPNHRQQFVPLIPPTKPGVYKPIVTPLMLPANPNFLERTYLPAWDLEYDWDTVYRPFNEYYIDNIALFNSHQILTDYQGFLDEFHGRSLRHIVGKSNEKNNYDTGADRHKYNSNKNIRTNVRSNGGYRENKYNNIGPITSNISYTNLTIIPETEFSCRGRKGMFADVETKCQVSS; encoded by the exons atgaacggaaacggaaaaaaagacaataacaataacaataataacaataataacagtattaacgataataatcggTGCCACCAGCTGACATTGATTATCACGATTTTTTTATCGCTGTCTGTTGCAGTAGCCGAAAAG CAAAAACGTCAAATCTTTAGGGAACAAGTATTGCCAGCTCTTGGTGGGAAAATACCGGAGGAAGCTTTCAGAACCGATCGTTTGGCACTGAATCGTTTGAATAAGGAAGGCATTACGATACCGGATGGTGTTGTACTCGATGCTAGACACATTCATAAACATCCACATACTTCGCAACATATGCCTAAGATCATTAAA GTATACTTAACGCCTGATGGTCGATACGTACCACCCGAAGGTCGAACTCAATACGATCATCCAAAAGCTGTCGACACAACTTACATCATTCGAACGCCTTTCGGAAAACCCGAGAAACCAACGAATAACTTTGGAAATTACAAGCATCATCGAGTGCATAATAAACAGCAACCTTATCCTAATCACAGACAACAGTTTGTGCCATTGATTCCACCTACCAAACCTGGTGTTTATAAGCCAATAGTGACGCCATTGATGTTACCAGCGAATCCTAATTTCTTAGAACGGACGTATTTGCCTGCCTGGGATCTCGAATACGATTGGGATACCGTTTATCGCCCTTTCAATGAATATTACATCGACAATATCGCATTGTTTAATTCTCATCAG ATTCTCACGGATTATCAAGGATTTCTCGACGAATTTCACGGTAGATCGTTAAGACACATTGTTGGCAAATCCAACGAGAAAAACAATTACGATACTGGTGCAGATCGGCACAAATacaattcgaataaaaatattcgaacgaatgTTCGTTCTAATGGTGGTTATCGTGAGaacaagtataataatattggaCCAATCACATCAAATATTAGTTACACGAATCTCACGATAATTCCAGAGACTGAATTTTCTTGTCGTGGAAGGAAGGGTATGTTTGCTGACGTAGAAACCAAGTGTCAAGTAAGTTCATAA